Within Vicia villosa cultivar HV-30 ecotype Madison, WI linkage group LG1, Vvil1.0, whole genome shotgun sequence, the genomic segment ATTTGggccttccaaacataaattagggttaactaagttaacctaatttgCACATCATCAGGGTGTTCACTTATGCTGTAGTACGAGATATTTTAGCGTAAACTATACAGCAtaaaatatatagtttcctaaattgtagcctgagataaataaggaaacataacagcTAAAATATAACAGCTACTGCTGTCagatactgatgtcatgacatcgagcatgacatccaaccaaAACTTGTATTAGCTCAACCATATAATCCTGCACAACACTACACATAGTGTGTCATGACACTAGTCAAGATATCACACACACCggaatgttttaccataaaatgcatccaatataaaagcatatacaaactccccctttagtaaatttttggctaaaacaacctatCACCACATTATCAGAGAATCTTTGCAGCAGAAAAACACACAGCACACAACCACTCATCCACGCCTGCAGGAATAGCTAATACAACTACATATTACCACATCAGTCAGCATGCATGACTATACTACATAGCTATACTACATCACAGATACCATTACACGTATCATCATGCATATCTACACTACCATCATTCATACCACCACGCAAACAACTCTATACTTCCATCATGCATTAGTACTAACTAACTACAGAAATAAACTGCAGAACTAGACTTCATTCAATAGCACCATCCAAAATAacttgttctggggtgacatacACTACTCCCCCTTTGTTCCAGAAATGCTGCCAACGCAACCTTGATATTCAATAAGTACAGGCCAGAATTAAAAAgagacaacaacaaaaaaacaaatcacCAGGAAAGACCAGACAGACTCTAGTCCTCAGACTCAGAGCTACTGGAGCcaacatcatcttcttcatctgtgCCATCATCTTGACTggcctcttcttcttcatcatcttcagcaGGACCTGCTTCATTCTCAACAAAATCAACACCTTCTTCCATCTCAAGAGAGCTGATTAATTTTTCAAGAGTCAGCTTTTTGGACTCCAGCTCCTTGCATGTTTCCCTAAGCATTGCTATCACAGTAGCTTTACCTGTAGGTGTGCTGTCTTTGGATGTTCTAGCTGATGTTGTGACAATGTTAGGAACATGTGTTCCTTGAAATAGTTTGTAGTGAAATGATAAAGCACTTTCTCTCTTGCAAACAACATCATTTTCACTTAGGATATTAGGGTACTGATTCACAATTATACCACATGATAGATGGGAAGGCAATAGGACCATTCACACTATAACTCCCGACATGCTTCATTGTCTGATCAAATATGTAAGTACGATAGTCAAACTTTGTCTTGGTTCCAATAGCATATATAAACTTTCCTAGCACAGTAGCAATAATTGACTTGTGGTTTGTGGGCACTCAGTTAGCAGCTCCAATCTTGTGTAGCATTGCATATTTTATGCTGAGCTTGCTTGCAGAAAGTTTTCCTTTCAGGGGCCAGACTTTCACCTGCTTAGTAGTGATAACCTCACATATTTTGTTGTCAGTCACTTCCAACTCAGGTTGGGCTTCATCAAATCTTCCAAGAAAATTATTGATAATAGTTGAGGAGAAGGTAACACACTTTCCTCTCACATATACTTTTCTAAAATCCTTTGATTTTCTATCAGCGCAGTCTTCTAATAGATTCACAATGAACTCTTTAACCAGCATTTCATAGCATGCAAGCAAATGAACAACATTTTTCAATAGTCCATCTTCATGAATCAGATCCATGATCTCTTTATTCTCAAGGACATTCTGAGCCAACTCCCTTTCCAAAGCTAACCTCTTATGGTGAACATATTTCCACCTATTGACACTAGAAGGGTAATGAAAAGAAATATTATCAATGGGTACCTCAGGAAAACTAGTAGCCAGCTTGCTAGTTGTTGGTCTCTTCCttggtggaatgtcttgagcatCAACATCAACATCAGAGTCAGAGTCAACAATAGCTCGAGCCTTCCTTTTCTTTGGAATAACTTTGCTCTAAGATTTGGTAGGACCAACAGAAAAACTTTGAGATACAACTCTACTCTTTATGGGACCTGTAGAGGTAATTTTCTTCCTGATATAGTCAGCAGGGGGACTTTTAGGAGCAACCTTTCTCTTGGGAGAAATTTGTACAACAACCTTACCTTTCCTCCTAGTCATGAGCCTCTTGGCTATGCTCCAGGGTTCACAGCAGCTACCAGATCATTATAAAAATAGTCATCACAGTCCACAACATGTGTGCCTGTACTTGTAGCAGTACCTGTACCAGCATCGACATCAATATTCCCAATTTCATTGACATCCTCAGTGACATATTCATTATCATTGTCTTTaggaacatcatcatcatcattttctCCCTCCTCAGTCACTTGTACATCACCATCAGGAGTATGTACATCATCATCAAAAATGTGGACATGATCATCATTAGAGGACTTCCCTATGATGTTTGCCCTAGTTACAGCAGCGGGTTCAGGAATCACAGTTTGCAGAGGAACGAATATCCCAGGGACCTGATATTGTTCATCCAAGATACGAGTAACAATTTTGATAATGGCTTCATGAACAACCTTTGATCCCTCCTTGGGTAAGTTTGCACGAGAAGTAGACAAGGAAGGATTAGCGTCCTTAGTTTGAAAAGATTCCTAGGGTCTTCTTGCATGTGGTGTTCGAGAATTCTTGATATTTAGATCATCAGCACCAACCATTCTTAAAGGAGCAATATGAAGAACTTGATTAGGGTTAACGGGTTCAGTTCTTGGAACAGATTCAGAAGCATCGGTGGGGGATAACTTCTTGGGAGAGGAGGAATCAAATTGTTGCGACATCTTGAAGTATTTCAGAACAATTCTTGGGACACGATTGTGGAGAGTGAGAGAACAGTTCAAGAACAAATTTAGGTTGTTGAGGACAATAGGGTAGAGAACAACCTTTTGGTGAGATGGAGAGTTAAGATGGAAGTTGATATAGTAATCAATTAGGGGATATTTCAAATATTGAATAATTAAAAATCCCACAATATATTCCCCAAATAGAACTAATTTCTATATTTCTTCCCGAGGGAAAATGTCTAACCTACCCTTTaacttttcaaattgatttgcatctaaGGCCTTTGTAAAAATATCCTCAATCTGTAGATCAGTGGCCACATGCTTCAAGGAACTATCTTTGTTATCCACACAATCTTTAATGAAGAGATGTCTAATGATGTTGCAGAATAATGTTACGACATTCTCTTTGACATTATACTTCAAAAGACTTTGTTGTATCCACCCTAATTGAGACCAAACATTGTCTGTAGTTGTGTGATCAACTTTAGTAGGGGAGATAGATACAAAATTCTGTACATTGCTCAGCCGAGGGGTATAATAGATTTCAATAGGAACACATCCATTTGAGATgtctgtgtcataccccaaaatttttcaccatattttaaaacaaattggcTCAGGAACTGAGATCTCCAAATGTTCAAAATGGTACAAGAAGCAAGCACATTCACTCTTCTCCTAAAACCAAGGTCTCCAAGATTAGGGTTTCGACTTCTCTCAAGAAATTTGGACttccaaggcctcaaatggacttCACGGTTTCCCATATGCTTCAAAGAGTCCCCATACCAATTTTCATGCCTTGATTCACGAGATTGCTTAGTCAATTGCTTAAAAGGTCAACAGTCGGCTATGCTAgtttaaaagtcaactatggtcaacctacagtcaaaactcctgatttctggtcaacatcaacattttgaaatcatattcatcatttgatcaagggttgatcatgattcatcaggaaaatctccaaaaatcatcaaaagataaagtttccaaattagggttttaaggagaaagtcaattgaactttgactggacataactctcacatggttcatcagaaattgtacaaccaaagcttattctcaagtaaattcaattctctacaacttttattttGGTCCCAAGACCAAGAAAtacatcatttgagagatatgagccaaaacattttAGGTCTTTTTAAAAGttcacaaaaagctgtttttgtcaaagcaaaaaacatcaagaaaaaatctccaaatgcaaaaatggtaccaaagtggcttgtagagtacatcttgagctttccaaaaagtcctagaacaccttcataggataaaaattgagtgagttatGACTGTCAGAAATTGGGAAGATTTGAGGAAAAGCATGAAACCCCAAGTgatgaattttgtatttttaagtaATGGGCCATTGGTTTTGGACTTTCCACGTGGTAGCAAGCTAATTAGAGGCCTAAGGATCATTTggcatttttttatgatttttattttatttataattgaatttattcatttaaattcattttaaatcaaaagtaaatcaaataaaatcatacaaaacatgcCATGGAATATTCTCCTCATCTAAATCAGATCCATTCATCATCCAAGGGCCATAACACGTTAAAAATGTTGTGGGAAATAGATTAAGACTTGATTTAGAAAGTTTTCATATAATTTTCAAGTCAAAATCTTTTCTAATCAATCCAATGCTTTCTTTCCAAATCTCTCAACCCTAGTTCAGCCTCATATATATACACAATCATGCAGCCTCACAAGAGAACGACTAGACAGCCTCCAAAACACGTTTGAAAAACTTCAAATATTCAAAAACCTAGGGAAAGAGAGATTTCTCTCTACATTATGTTTCAAGAAGCTACAATCATCCCATTCCACTCCTGAGACATTATAGAGTAAGTGCATATGGTTTGTTACACGTGATTGTGCCTAGAACGCAAATATCATGATCACCATATTCATGCATTCTTCAAATTTTTGTATCCCATTATATAGTGTGTTTTAATTCGATCTAACTATGTATTTGAGCTTATAGCATGTTTTAGAGAAGGTTTGGATTGGTGGTTGAAAGCTTTAACGTGTGAAACGTTATCTACCATGGCTAGGGCGTGAGCTTGGAGCCTCTTCGTTTTCGCTCTTAGAGGCATTTACGGGCTAAATAAATACAACCATTGGATTCAGGGGACGATTTTAAGTTGATCTGGGTAACTCTTGTTGTTGTTTGATTCGTTTTCTTGCAGGTTCTAATTCACATAATTGGCTACGAAATTATCGTAGCAAACCTGAAGCGAATCCGTGGCCATTTCGTAGCAAAAGAAAAGGGCGTGGAACGAAGAAGACGATGAATAGGGAATTGGATCCATTGACCACACGTGCTACACTACTACTGGTCGGTCAAAAGTCTTGTTTCTCTCCCTAATCCCCATTGGCTTATTCGTATCAGACTAGGACCCACCCGTGGACATTTTGACTAAAATtaacaattaattttattttattacttattaATTGATTGTGGTTTTACTAACAATAAAATGCGCGCAGTTGGATGTTCATAGAGGCATGTTGGTCACTTGCAGGTCCTGGGTTCGAACCTAGGCTTcgtataagtttttttttgttttgcttgATTTGCAGATTCATCACTATCACCCCTTGAAGGACCACGGTATACCACCATGCGCCAACCATTGGATTCTCATTAGAGCCAAATCTGAGGGGCCAGAACGCCTGC encodes:
- the LOC131661996 gene encoding uncharacterized protein LOC131661996, with translation MSQQFDSSSPKKLSPTDASESVPRTEPVNPNQVLHIAPLRMVPGIFVPLQTVIPEPAAVTRANIIGKSSNDDHVHIFDDDVHTPDGDVQVTEEGENDDDDVPKDNDNEYVTEDVNEIGNIDVDAGTGTATSTGTHVVDCDDYFYNDLSKVIPKKRKARAIVDSDSDVDVDAQDIPPRKRPTTSKLATSFPEVPIDNISFHYPSSVNRWKYVHHKRLALERELAQNVLENKEIMDLIHEDGLLKNVVHLLACYEMLVKEFIVNLLEDCADRKSKDFRKVYVRGKCVTFSSTIINNFLGRFDEAQPELEVTDNKICEVITTKQYPNILSENDVVCKRESALSFHYKLFQGTHVPNIVTTSARTSKDSTPTGKATVIAMLRETCKELESKKLTLEKLISSLEMEEGVDFVENEAGPAEDDEEEEASQDDGTDEEDDVGSSSSESED